Below is a genomic region from Persicimonas caeni.
GTGGCACGCGAGATCCTCGACAGTCGCGGAAACCCGACCGTCGAGTGCGACGTGTATCTCGAAGACGGCACCATGGGGCGCGCAGCGGTGCCCAGCGGCGCGTCGACCGGCGAGCACGAGGCCGTCGAGCTGCGAGACGGCGGCGACCGCTACGGCGGAAAAGGCGTGCGCAACGCAGTCGACAACGTCCACGACAAAATCTTGCCGGAGCTCGAGGGGTACAACGCCGTCGACCAGACCGGCATTGACATGTTGATGTGCGAGATCGACGGCACCGACAACAAAGGTGAGCTGGGCGCCAACGCGATCTTGGCGGTGAGTATGGCCACGGCGCGCGCAGCGGCGAACTACCTGGGCATGCCGCTGTACCGATATATCGGTGGGCTGACCTCGACGGTGCTGCCCGTGCCGATGATGAATATCGTCAATGGTGGCGCGCACGCCGACAACACCGTCGACCTTCAGGAGTTCATGGTCGTGCCGGTGGGCGCCGAGACGTTCAGTGAGGCGCTGCAGTGCGGGGCCGAGATCTTCCACTCGCTCAAGCGGGTGTTGTCGAGCCGCGGCTACAGCACCTCGGTGGGCGACGAGGGCGGCTTTGCGCCCAACCTTGGCAGCAACAAGGAGGCGCTCGACCTGATCATGGAAGCGATCGACAAGGCCAACTACAACCCGGGCGACCAGGTCCGCCTCGCCCTCGATTGTGCGGCCAGCGAGTTCTACGACGCTGACAAAGGCGTCTACACGCTCGAAGGTGAGGGGCGCTCGCTGGGAGCAGAAGAACTCGTGAGCTTCTACGCCGAACTGTCCGACCTGTACCCGATCATCAGCATCGAGGACGGCCTCGACGAGAACGACTGGGACGGCTGGGCGGCGCTGACCGACGCGCTGGGCGAGCGCGTTCAGCTCGTCGGTGACGACCTCTTCGTGACCAACACCGAACGACTCGGCCGAGGCATCGAGAGCGGTGTGGCAAACTCGATCCTCATCAAGGTCAATCAGATCGGCACCATCACCGAGACCCTCGACGCCATCGAGATGGCTCATCGCTCCGGGTACACCTCGGTGATCAGCCACCGCTCCGGTGAGACCGAAGACACCACCATCGCCAGCCTGGCAGTGGCCACGAGCAGCGGCCAGATCAAGACGGGCAGCCTGTCGCGCTCGGATCGCGTCGCCAAGTACAACGAGCTTCTGCGCATCGAGCAGGAACTCGGCGACTCGGCGATTTACCCGGGCATCGACGCATTTGGTGGGCTAGGCTGAGGCCCTGCGAGCTGCCGAGGCGCCGCCTCGGCAGCTCGCCCATGCGCACACCCCGATTGACACCCCCCCCCCCCACACGTTACTACCCAAACCTTGCCGACGCCGGAATAGCGGCGTGGTTCACGGCATTGTTTATAGCCGTAAATCGGCCAAGTGGATTCCAACACCCGAGAAAGCCCAAGATGAGTAACGAACTGAGCTCGAAAATCGACGACCTCAAAGAGCGTCTGACCGAGCTCCGGAGGTATCTTTGACCTGCCTCAAAAGCAGGCACGCCTCGAGGAGCTAGACGCCATCAGCCAGGACCCCAGCTTCTGGGACGACTCCGACCGCGCTCAAGAGTTGATGAAGGAACGCGGCGAGATCGAAGGGCTTCTGGAAAAATTCGACGCCCAGCAGACCAACGTCGAGGAGGCGCGTGTCTTCATCGAGCTGTCCGAGGAAGTCGGCGGCGATGAGGATTCGCTCGCCGAGGCTCGTAATCTGCTGCAGCAGACCGAACGGGAAGTCGAGTCGCTCGAGACTCGCCGCATGCTCGGCGGAGAGCACGACGACCACAACGCCATCTTCTCGATCAACTCCGGCGCCGGCGGCACCGAGAGCCAGGACTGGGCGGACATGCTTCTGCGCATGTACCTGCGCTACATGGAGAAGAAGGGCTGGAAGGCCGAGATCACCGACAAACAAGACGGCGAAGAGGCCGGCATCAAAGGGGCCGACATTCTGGTCAAAGGCGAGTACGCCTACGGGATGCTCAAGGCCGAGGCCGGCGTCCACCGTCTGGTGCGCATCAGTCCGTTCGATAGCAGCAGCCGCCGCCACACGAGTTTCGCAGCGGTATCGGTCGCCCCGGAGATTGACGACGACATCGAGATCGAGATCAACGACTCGGATCTTCGCATCGACACCTACCGCGCCTCGGGCGCTGGTGGTCAGCACGTCAACCGGACCGATTCGGCGGTGCGTATCACCCACCAGCCGACCGGCATCGTCGTTCAGTGCCAGAACGAGCGCTCGCAGCACAAAAACCGCGCCACCGCCATGAAGATTCTGCGCGCCAAGCTCTATGAAAAAGAGCTGCGTGAGCGCGAAGAGCGCGCCGCTGCCGAGCACTCCGAGCAAAAGGACGTCGCCTTCGGCAGCCAGATCCGGTCCTATGTGTTGCACCCGTACAAGCAGGTCAAGGACCTGCGCACGGGCGTGACCATCGGCAACACCGACTCGGTGCTCGACGGTGACCTCGACGAGTTCATCGAAGCCTACCTGCTCCAGCAGGGCGGCGAGACCGAAGAGGAGCCCGCCGAGGCGAGTTGACGCATCTCGTGTGCAGACGTCGCCCGAGGGCGGCGTCACTCATTACCCATCTAAGAGGCTTTTCGAGCCGACATGTCCTACGAACGATTCATCGGGCTTCGCTACTTGATGGCCAAGAAGCGAACCCAGGTCGTCTCCATCATCACGCTGATCTCGATCTGCGGGGTCGCCCTCGGGGTGACCGCGCTGATCGTGGTGCTCAGCGTTATGGGCGGCTTCAAAAAGGACCTCAAAGACAAGATCTTGGGGACCAAGGCCCACGCCGTAGTCCAAGCGGCCGAGGGAGACGATTTGGTCGACGCCGGACAGGTGGCCAAGACGGCCGCGGCGATGGAAGGTGTCACGGGCGCCGAGCCGTTTCTGGAGGCCGAGGTCATGGTCTCGAGTCCCACGAACCTCAGCGGCGTGATCCTTCGCGGCATCGATCCCGATCGGGTCGGCCAGGTCAGTGAGCTCTCTCAAGACATGGTCGAGGGCAACCTCAAATACCTGCAGAACCCGCGTCCGATGCTCGAGAAGCTCGACGAGGAGCGCGAGCGACATATCAACGAGATTCTCGACCGCGTCGGCTCCGAGAAGGATGACTTCGAGGAGGAGACGGCGGGCAGCGAAGACAAAGGCGCTGCTCCCGCCGACGACGTGACGGCTGACGACGAAGCGGCCGACGATGCCTTCGACATGCCTCCGCTTCCTCATCAAGGGTCCGCCGAGCAACAAGCGGCAGGAGAGGAGGGCGACGACGAAGGTGAGATGATCATGCCGCCCATCGCCGAAGATGAAGACGGCGAGGGCGCCATGCCTCCCATCTTCGGTGACGGCGAGGGTGAGGGCGACGACGCGAGCCGACAGGATGAGGCCCCCGATTACGAGGCGCTTCCTGGGCTGGTCATCGGTCCCGAACTCAAAAAGTCGCTGCAGGTCGAGCTGGGCAGCGAGGTCAACGTGGTCACGCCCGAAGGTGAGATGGGCCCCACCGGCCTGATGCCGCGCAGCCGCCCGTTTCGCATCGTCGGCATCTTCAAGACGGGGATGTACGAGTACGACGCGAATTACGCCTACACGAGCTTCTCGGATGCCAAAGACTTCCTGAACCGAAAGGGAGCCAGCGGCGTCGAGATCAAGACGATCGACGCCAACCTGGCCATCGAGATCGCCGCCGATCTTCAAAAGAGCTTGGGACCCAAGTACGAGGTCCTCGATTGGCAGGAGATGAACCGAAGCCTGTTCTACGCGCTCGAACTCGAGAAGATCGCCATGTTCGTCGTGTTGACGTTCATCATCCTCGTCGCAAGCTTCAGCATCATCGCGATGCTCATCATGATCGTCATCGAGAAGGCGCGCGATATCGCTATCTTGAAGTCGATGGGTGTGCCCGACGGCGGAATTCGACGCATTTTCGTCTTCCAGGGGCTCGTCATCGGCGGGCTGGGCGCGTTGATTGGCCTTGTGGGTGGCCTTGGAATCTGCGCCTATCTCAGCGTCTACGGCGTGCCCCTCGACTCCGAAGTGTACTACATCTCGAAGCTGCCGGTGGAGGTCAACGCCTGGGAGGTCGGTGCAGTCATCGTCTGCGCGCTGTTCATCAGTTGGGCGGCGACGATTTATCCGGCTTACCTGGCCTCGAAACTCAAACCGGTCGACGGACTACGATATGACTGACGAACGCAAAGTGCTCATCGAGAGCGAGGGGCTGACCAAGCGGTTTTTGCACCGCGGCAAGACGCTCAGCGTGCTCGAGGATATGGATTTCAAGATTTACGCCGGCGACCAGATCGCGGTGATGGGGCCCAGCGGGGCGGGCAAGAGTACGCTGCTCCAGCTCATCGGCACCCTCGACGAGCCCACGGCTGGTCGGTTGTTGTTCGACGGCGTCGACCTATTTGCCAAGTCTTCGTCGCAGCTGGCCGAGTTTCGCAACCGCGAAGTCGGCTTTGTCTTCCAGTTTCACCACCTGCTTCCGGAGTTCACCGCGTTGGAAAACGTGGCGTTGCCGGGGCTGATCGCGCGCATGCCGCGCGCCGAAGCAGAAGACCGCGCCGAGGAGCTGCTGACCAAGGTCGGACTCAAAGAGAGGCTGCATCACCAGCCGGGTGAGTTGTCCGGTGGAGAGCAGCAGCGCGTGGCGATCGCCCGCGCGCTGTTCATGAAGCCGCGACTGTTGTTGGCCGATGAGCCGACGGGAAACCTTGACCTAAAGACCGGGGCTGGGATACACGCTGTTCTCCGTGAGCTCAACGAGGAGACCGGGGTTACGGTGATTGTCGTAACCCACGACCCTCGACTTGCGGAAGAGATGCCGATAAAGCTCGTGCTCGACGATGGTAGATTGCTGCCTTTCGAAGCAGGAGATGACACTGTCGGCGACCGGATCCCCGAAGAGCTGCTCCACGTCGAGTCATCGAACCCCAAGCAGTTGCGGGCCCGCGCGAAGGAAGGCGACGAAGTCGCTGATCGCATGCTTAATGGTTGATTGAATTGTGCCCGGTGCGCACACAAGGGAAAACGTGAGTCGCGCTCGCCGCATACGCCACATGGCGTCACAACACGCTGACGACGACCTACCCATACGTCTGCGAGGACGCTGGCTTTGGGCTGGGGTGATCTTTGCGCTCTCCTGCGCTCTGGCGTCGCCTGCCGGCGCTCAGACCGACCCGCGTCGCGACCTCGGCACCCAGTTGCCGGCCGACGAGCAGCGCGCCGAGGAGGAGTTGCCCGAGGACCTCGAGCCGGTCGGGACGGCCACCGTCCCGGAGGGCCGCGCCGCCACAGAGGGGCAGACGGTCGATGTCGTCCAGGTGGTCGGCAACCGACGCGTCGAGGCCGACTCGATCCTGCAGCGGGTTCAGACCGAGCAGGGAAAGCCTCTCGACCTGGCCACCGTCTCTCGAGACATCCAGCGCATCTTTGAGCTGGGCTACTTCAGTGACATTCAGGTTGATGCCACCGTCACCGAGGACGGAAAAGTCGTCGTCTCCTACGTCGTCGAAGAGAAACCGGCGATCGCTCAGAATCAGTACGAGGGCAACGACGAACTCAGCGCCGACGAAATCGGTGAGGTCGTCGACTTGGAGCGCTTCGCCATCCTCGATTTGGCAAAGGTCGAGCAAAACGCCCAGAAGATTCGCGAACTGTACGCCGAAAAGGGCTACTACCTGGCCGAAGTGAACTACGAGATCACCGAGGCGCCCGGACGCGCCGACTTGGCCGTGGTGACCTTCCAGATTCAGGAGTTTTCCAAGGTCGAGGTCAAAAAGATCACCTTCCTCGGCAACGAGAATCTCTCTGACAAGCAGCTGTCCAACATCATGGCGACCCGCGAGGGGAGCTACTTCTCGTTCCTGACCGACTTCGGCACCTTCAAAGAGCAAGCCTTCGAGGCGGACCTGCAGCGGCTGACCGCGTTCTACTACAACCACGGCTTCGTCCAGGTGAACGTGGGCATGCCCTCGATTCGCCTGTCTCGTGATAAGCGCTACCTCTACATCACGATCAATATCGAGGAAGGCGAGCAGTATTTCGCCGGCAGCATCGATATCCAGGGCGACCTCATCAGCGAGAAGGAAGAGCTGTTCGACCTGGTCAAGCTCTCCAAGGGAGACGTCTTCGACTACGGCCGCATGCGCCAGGACATCGAGCAGCTGCGCAACCTCTACCGAAACGCCGGCTTCGCCTACGTCAACGTCAATCCACTGACGCGTATCAATCAGGACGACAACACCGTCGACCTGACCTACGACATCCAGAAGGGCAACAAGGTCTACATCGGCCGCATCGAGATCGTCGGCAACAAGAAGACGCGCGATTACGTGATTCGTCGCGAGCTCGAAATCGAGGAGGGCGAGCTCTTCTCGTCGGCCGCCTTGGACGCCTCGCGCCGCGAGGTTCGCCGACTGGGCTATTTCGACAAGGTCGACGTGACGACCCAGCGCGGGGCGCGTGACGACTTGATCAACGTGCGTGTGGAGGTCAACGAGACCCGCACGGGCACTTTCCAGGTCGGTGCCGGCTTCTCGAGCACCGAGAGCTTCATCGCCAACGCCCAGATTTCGCAGAACAACCTTCTCGGGCGCGGCCAGAGCCTATCGTTCCAAGCCCAGCTTTCGAGCATTCGTACGCTGTTCAACCTGAAGTTCTCCGAGCCGTGGTTGCTCGGCTCGCGCTGGAATTTCTCGTTCGACCTGTACAACTTCGAGTACGCGTTCCAAGACTTCACCCGTCAGTCGACCGGTGGCAACCTGACCTTCGGCTATCCGATTTCGGAGGCGTTCGAGCTGCAGATCCCCGGCGAGTTGCTCGCCTCGGCGACCTACAAGCTCGAGAACGTCGACGTCGAGGCCGGTGGCCAGAGCGGGGCGGATAACCAGGGGACCGGCGCCTTGTTCGGCGGCGGACTTACAAGCAGTATCCAGGGCGGTCTCTTTTACGACGACCGTGACAACCGCCTCTTCCCGACCGACGGCCAATTTCATTCGGCCAAGGTGGAATTTGCGGACCGCAACTTCACGTTAAGCGAAAACGAGTTCCTCAAGTTCGACTTGGAGACTCGCTGGTATTTCCCGGTCTTCTGGGAGTTCGTGCTCCGATTGCAGGGAGAGCTCGGCTACGTGACCAACCTGGACCCGCAGGGTGCTGTGCCGCTGTTCGAGCGTTATTTCGTCGGTGGTCCCCAGACGGTTCGTGGCTTCGATCGCTTCTCGCTGGGACCGATTCGCGAGGTGGCCGACGAAGACGGCGATCCCGGCTCGGAGCTCGACGCGTTCCGCATCGGCGGCAACAAGCGTCTGATCTTCACTGCCGAGGTCGAGTTCCCGATTTTCACGGCTGCCGGCATCAAGGGTGTCGTCTTCGCCGACATGGGTAACGCCTTCGACAACGACCAACCGTTCTCGCTGGTTCCTGATTTGTTCGCCGATCGCGAAGAGCGTTTTGACGACGCTTTGCGCACCTCCGTCGGATTTGGCTTCCGGTGGCTCAGCCCGATCGCGCCGCTTCGATTTGAATGGGGTATCCCCCTGGAGCGTCTACGTGGTGAAGAGCCGGTGGTCTTCGACTTCAGCATCGGCAATGCCTTTTAACGACTCGTTCATCGCATCAAGCCCGATAGGAGCAAAGATGATTGCTCGCATTATGAAAACCCGTGCTGCCATGGTCATGGCGCAAGTTCTCCTGGCGTTTGGGCTGGTTGTCGGCGTCACCGCGATCAGCGCGCCTGCGTTCGCTCAGGACGTCAAGATTGGCTATGTGGACCTGCAGCGCGCGCTCTCCGAAGTAGAGGAGGGCAAAAAGGCCAAAGCTCGCCTCAAGAAAGACTTCGACAAGAAGCAGAAGATGCTGACCGACAAGCAGGAAGAGGTCAAAAAGCTCAAGCAGAGCCTCGAGTCGGGCGCGGCCATGATGACCGACGAGGCCAAGCGCAAAAAGGCCATCGAGCTGCAGCAGGAGATGGCTAAGCTCCAGCAACTCTACATGGAGATGCAACGCGACCTGGCTCAAAAAGAGACCAAGGCGACCCAAAAGATCTTCAAGAAGATGGAACCCATCCTCAACAAGATCGCCAAAGAGAAGGGCTACGACCTGATCCTCGAGAAGACCGAATCGTCGGTGCTCTTCGCGAAGGACTCGATGGACCTGACTGACGAACTGATCAAACGCTACGACAAAAAGTGAAGTATCCTACGCGGTATCTCTTTCCGGCTCTGCTCGTTGTCCTTGTGACTTCCTCGTGTGAATGCGAGGAACGCGTTCGCCAGATGATCAGCAATCCGGGCGACCGCAAGCAGCAGGTCGAAGAGGCCAAAAAGCGCCGCCAGAAGAGCGAATCGTCGGCTCCCAAGGAAGAAGAACCCAACGACTTCCCCAAGCAGGCGACGCTCTTCGAGCTCGGCGGCGATTTGCGCCCCATCGAGGCCACCATCGGCCAGTCCGACGACAAGGATTGGTTTGCGTTGACCTCACAGAATGGTGAGACCTGGCAGGTCGAGGCGACGGTAACTCCCAAGTCCGACACGCTCGACCCGGTCATCCGGGTGGCGGTGGCAGACTCCGACGACGCCCCCATTACCTACAATATCGCCGGCCCCGGTGAGCCGGAGACCATCCCCATTCTGGCGGTCTCCTCCACGGCGCAACGCGTCATGGTTACTGGGAACGACGGCACCACGGGTGACTACGAGTTCTCCTTCCAGAAGCGCCTGTCCGGCGGCGCGGTCGAGTCCGAGCCGAATGACGATATCGACGTGGCCACTCGCTTCGAGGCGCCCGGCGAAATCCAAGGCTTCTACGACCGCCCCGAAGACCGCGACGTCTACTTTGTTCCGCGCAAAAACCTGACGGGCGAGGCATTCACCCTCGAGGTGAGCCCCATAGACGACGTAATGCAGCAGGTGCGCGTCTACACCCATCGAGACATGAAGGCGCCGTACCTGTCGCTGCACGTGCCGCCCACTGAGGCTGCAGGCCTGCCGAACGTATCGCTCCCGGACGACGTGCTCGGCGTGTGGATCGTACTCACCGCCGGGGACTCCTTCAGCCGCGACCAGAGCTATCGCCTCAAACTCCTCGGGCATCCGCCCGTAGAGCACGGTCTGGAGGTCGAGCCGAACGATGATGCCGAGACCGCCCAACAGATCGACTCGAGCACTAAACTGGCCGGGTACTTCCACTCCATCGAAGACGTCGACCATTTTCGACTCTTTGTGGACGGGATTCCCGAAGAGGGCCAGTCCGCAACCGGGCAGGGCGCTGTGGCGGAGAACGCCGCCGATGCCGGCCTGCCGTCCGATGATATGCCCGAGCCGGCGAACGACGCTGGCATGGCGCAGGCCGACGCTGGTGACGTTGGCGATGCGGGCTCGGACATCAAGCCTGCGGATCCACTCGACAGAGTTGCCGACAAGGAGCCGGCCGACCACGTCGTCCGCGTAACGATTGCCCCCAAGCACGAGAAGACGCGCCTCGCGCTCGCCTGGTCACTTCCGCGCAACCAGGGCTCGCCCACGGTGCTCGAAGCGTCGGAGCCGGGCGAAAACGTGACGCTCTGCAACACGGTGGTCGAGGATGACTACGTAGACCTCGAGGTCCGCCGATTGGCGGCTGCCGAGGGCATGCTCGACGCGACCTTCGACTACGGGCTAATTGCCGAGAACGTCCAGGATGTGCCCGGCCTCGAGATCGAGCCCAATGATTCACGCGACACAGCCGACAAGCTCGAGCCTACTCAAAAGCGTATCGGTTATATCGCACGCGCCGGTGACACCGACGTCTTTGCGTTCGCCGTGCCTTTCCCCGAGTCCCCCGCCCAATCAGAAGGCGATACCGGCGCACCGGTTGTCGCGCCCACGCCTCCGACGCCTCGCCAGGTGCAGTTGACGCTCGGCGCCAACAGTCTGAACCTGGGCTTCAAGTTGCTCGATGACGAGGGTGGGCTTGTGGCACAGGTGAATCGCGCCGGAGCCGGGGCAGAGGAGAAGCTCCAAGTCGACTTGCCCCCGGGGCTCTATTTCGTGCACGTCGCCGCCAAACGCGGCTCTGCGTGCGAGCCCTACGAAATGTCAGTCAAAGTGGCCGAGTGAATCGGCAGGCGGTGCGAGGCGACGGGCGACGCGACTAGAAGAGTTCGAAGATGCCCGCGTAGTGTAGATATCCGAGCGCGGCCGCTCCGAGAAGGAGCAAGACGACCGCGCTTATCCAGATGGCTCCGGAGTTGCGGCGACGCGATTGAAATTCGTCGACCGACAACTCTTCGGAGCTCCCATCACCTTCTTCTCCCCACGTCCATTCTCCGCCACTCGGCGCGGCGTCGAGTTCGCCCGAGTCGTGCAGGTTCTGGCTCGGCGCGCTTTGCGCGGACGGAGTTTTCTGTGACGCCGTGTCCACGGGCGACGAGGGCGCAGGCTGCGCCTGTTGCGGAGTATTCGGGCCTTTTTTTCGGCCCGGGCGGCCCTCACCCTTCTTGTTGGTAAGCAAGATTACGTCATCGTCGGGCCCCGGCTCGAGCACGGTGATGATCGACGAAGACGATGCTCCCGAATCGAAGCCGGGTGGGGCCACGTGGAGGTCAGACCCGCTCGATAGCCCGGAGCTCTCCGTCAGCGACGACGAGTCTGTCAGGCTCGAGCTGACAGCTCCTTGCCGGACACGGTCGCGATCTGAGCCTGGCGGCACGGATCCGAAGGGGATCGACTCGCGCTTGGGGGCGCCGTCAGTGACCGAGGAGTCTCGGGCTGCCAGCATGGCATCGGTGTTGTGGGGCGTCCGTGGAGACAGCACGTCGGAACCCTCGACTTCGTAAGCCGCGGTGCGCTCGAAGGCGATATTGGCAGAGTCGAGGTCGTCAGCCGTGAGGTCCGGAAGCTCGACGGTCGGCGGCTCTTCCTCATACTCGATGCGCTCGAGCATGTCGGTGGGCCCGGCGCTGATGGCCTTGAGGAACTCCTCGGCCGACGCGAATCGATCGCCTTTTTCCTTGGCCAACGCCTTTCGTATGACGCTCTCGAAGCGTGAGCCTCGCAGGGGGCCCTGCGGGAAGCGCGGCACCTCCTCGAAGAGGTGACAGCGCATCACTTTGACCGGGTTGTCATCCTTGAAGGGCGGACGCCCGCAGGCCATCTCGTACAGAATGACGCCCAGCGCGTACAGGTCGGTGAGCGCGTCGACTTCTTCGCCGGCGGCCTGCTCGGGCGACATGTAGGTGGGCGTGCCCACCGTGCTTCCGCTCATGGTCAGCTTACGCAGCTTGGTGTCGCCTTCTTTTTGGGGGTCGGGCATGGCCAGCTTGGCGATGCCAAAGTCGAGGACTTTGACGAAGTCTTCTTCGCTGCCCACCCGTGTCAGGAAAATATTCTCCGGCTTGAGATCCCGGTGAATGATGTTGTGCTGGTGGGCTTCGTGCAGGCTTTTGAGGACCTGGCGGCCGATGTGCAGGATGCGGTCCATCGACACGGTCGGCTTGCGCATCAAGACGTCGGCGAGGTCTTCACCTTCGAGCATCTCCATGACGATAAACAGCAGGTTGTCCTGCTTTCCGTAGTCATGGACCGTGATCGTGTTGGGGTGGCGCAGGCGACTTGCCAAGCGCGCTTCGCGCCGAAACCGCTCGACGACGTCGGTGATGGCCATGAACTTGGGTGGCAGGATCTTGATCGCCACGTCCCGGTCCATGTTCATCTGCCGCGCGCGGTACACCATCCCAAACCCTCCGCGGCCGATCTCCTCGGTGAGCTTGTACCGGTCCGCTAGAACGGTGCCGGGGCTGACTATGCTGTCGCTATCGCTCATTACATTCTCGGGCGGGGTTGTCCCCGTGCCCTTGTACCAGTGGATGCTCGCGATGCACCGATCTGGACTGCTTCATACCTTCCGCCGACTCGCTCGTTGGGTTCGATGACCCACAGTCACTTCGCTACAAGCAGTGCCGATTGACAGGATGAGGGAATATTCGCCACCTTCAATGATACTCAATCTGGCGTTTCATACAAACAAGACCTTGGAACAACACGATTACTCCAACTCCGCAGGGCCCTTTGAAGCACTCAATCCTGTCACAAGCGCCCTCAGAGGCCATTCAACATCTGGCTCGGCTCGCCTGGGTTCATCTGCTCGGACCTCAGACCGAGTTTTGTGGAGATCGGATTCGGGAGCATCTCGTCTCGGTGATCGACGAACGAATTGTCGATGACTGGCTGGCTCGAATCGACAACGAGTCGCTTCGCCCAGCTGACATCGCCGACATCGAGTCGATCCAGCAGACCCTCGACGACGGTGTCCGACGCCGACACGGCATTTATCTAACCCCGATGCCGCTGGCCGACGCGCTCGCGGCGACCGTCGAGGCCGACGCCGGGGAGGCGGTCGTCGATCTCTCTGCGGGCGCCGGCACATTGCTCACGGCCGTCGTTCGCCGTCACCCTCACGTGCGCGCCATCGGCGTCGAGAAAAACCCCTTGCTCGCTCTCGCGGCGGCCCTCAACCTCGTCGCCGAGCGGAGAAAATCGGGGCAGGGCGAGGCGCTCGAAGATCGCATCTTTGTCGGCGACGGTCTGGCCCGCGACCCGAGGTGGAGCGAATTCGAGGGCCGGGCAGCCGCCGTGGTCGGCAATCCGCCCTATGTGCGCGAGAAGGGCAATCGCGCGCTCTTCGAGGAGCTTCGCAGTCGGCACGAGCACCTGGCTGCGTTTTTCGGCCCGCGCATGGACCTGCTCTACTTATTCTTCCACCGCTCGGCGTCCTTTGTGCGTCCCGGTGGCCGACTGGCGATGCTCACCACGGCCTATTGGCTGACCGCGACGAATGCGAGTCGAGTCCGCAGAGACATGACCCAGCGGCTGCGTCCCCAGGTGTTGATTCGCGTCGAGTCGACCGGAGTGTTTTCTGACGCCCCCGGCCAGCATTCGCTGCTGAGCGTCTTTGGCGCGCCGGGCGAGGCGCCTGCGAGGCTGCGCGCATTGTCACTCGAGGACGAGCCGGCCGACTGGTCTGCGCTGGTCGAGGCGTTGCTCTCCGAACAATGCGAGACGCCGCAGGTCCGCGAACAGCCCTCCCACCGGCTGGGCGCGGACCGATGGACCCCCTTCGCCGACGCGGCGACCGACCGCTGGGCGCGACGCCTCGAGGAGCAGGGGACGCCGCTTTCGTCCCTGCTCGTCGATCGCCAGGGTTTTGTCAGCGGCGCCGATCGCTTCAGCGGGCGTCATCCGAAGCGCTACGCGCCCGGCGCGCCCGTTCCTGACAAGGGAGAGCCCATCTTCTTGTTCGAGCGCGGCGCGGTGCCCGCTGAACTCGCGCAGTTGGGGCCGACCGTCGTGCGCCCATTGGTGCGCGCGGGCAATCTCGAACCAAACGGGGTGATTATCACACCGCCCTCACAGGAGTTTGCGCTCTACATTCATGGTGAAGTGGGGGCCGCGGCTGAGGCAGTCTTGGAGACCCACTTGGGCCGGTTCCGCCCCGTGCTCGAGCACCGCCGAGAGGTCCGCACCGGCAGCATGCCGTGGTATCGCATCCACTGGCCGCGCGACCGGGCCGAGCAGACCGGCCCGAAGCTCGTGGTGCCGCGCCGTGCTCCTTCGCCCCGATTTGCGCTCGACCTATCCGCCAGCGCTATCTCGAGCGACTGTACGTATCTGATCCCGCCTGACGAGGTCGACGAGCCGCTTCGCTACCTGGTCACGCTGATGGTCGTCCTCAACAGCGACC
It encodes:
- a CDS encoding FtsX-like permease family protein, translated to MSYERFIGLRYLMAKKRTQVVSIITLISICGVALGVTALIVVLSVMGGFKKDLKDKILGTKAHAVVQAAEGDDLVDAGQVAKTAAAMEGVTGAEPFLEAEVMVSSPTNLSGVILRGIDPDRVGQVSELSQDMVEGNLKYLQNPRPMLEKLDEERERHINEILDRVGSEKDDFEEETAGSEDKGAAPADDVTADDEAADDAFDMPPLPHQGSAEQQAAGEEGDDEGEMIMPPIAEDEDGEGAMPPIFGDGEGEGDDASRQDEAPDYEALPGLVIGPELKKSLQVELGSEVNVVTPEGEMGPTGLMPRSRPFRIVGIFKTGMYEYDANYAYTSFSDAKDFLNRKGASGVEIKTIDANLAIEIAADLQKSLGPKYEVLDWQEMNRSLFYALELEKIAMFVVLTFIILVASFSIIAMLIMIVIEKARDIAILKSMGVPDGGIRRIFVFQGLVIGGLGALIGLVGGLGICAYLSVYGVPLDSEVYYISKLPVEVNAWEVGAVIVCALFISWAATIYPAYLASKLKPVDGLRYD
- the eno gene encoding phosphopyruvate hydratase gives rise to the protein MHHHMDEQTGGSFIADIVAREILDSRGNPTVECDVYLEDGTMGRAAVPSGASTGEHEAVELRDGGDRYGGKGVRNAVDNVHDKILPELEGYNAVDQTGIDMLMCEIDGTDNKGELGANAILAVSMATARAAANYLGMPLYRYIGGLTSTVLPVPMMNIVNGGAHADNTVDLQEFMVVPVGAETFSEALQCGAEIFHSLKRVLSSRGYSTSVGDEGGFAPNLGSNKEALDLIMEAIDKANYNPGDQVRLALDCAASEFYDADKGVYTLEGEGRSLGAEELVSFYAELSDLYPIISIEDGLDENDWDGWAALTDALGERVQLVGDDLFVTNTERLGRGIESGVANSILIKVNQIGTITETLDAIEMAHRSGYTSVISHRSGETEDTTIASLAVATSSGQIKTGSLSRSDRVAKYNELLRIEQELGDSAIYPGIDAFGGLG
- the prfB gene encoding peptide chain release factor 2 (programmed frameshift) — its product is MSNELSSKIDDLKERLTELRGIFDLPQKQARLEELDAISQDPSFWDDSDRAQELMKERGEIEGLLEKFDAQQTNVEEARVFIELSEEVGGDEDSLAEARNLLQQTEREVESLETRRMLGGEHDDHNAIFSINSGAGGTESQDWADMLLRMYLRYMEKKGWKAEITDKQDGEEAGIKGADILVKGEYAYGMLKAEAGVHRLVRISPFDSSSRRHTSFAAVSVAPEIDDDIEIEINDSDLRIDTYRASGAGGQHVNRTDSAVRITHQPTGIVVQCQNERSQHKNRATAMKILRAKLYEKELREREERAAAEHSEQKDVAFGSQIRSYVLHPYKQVKDLRTGVTIGNTDSVLDGDLDEFIEAYLLQQGGETEEEPAEAS